From Excalfactoria chinensis isolate bCotChi1 chromosome 4, bCotChi1.hap2, whole genome shotgun sequence, one genomic window encodes:
- the HS3ST1 gene encoding heparan sulfate glucosamine 3-O-sulfotransferase 1, producing the protein MAAFLLGAVLLIVQPQIVPSRPAINSKAETSAQSAQRELLKKTSQKNDFKENIHSNGSCRQLPQTIIIGVRKGGTRALLEMLSLHPDIAAAESEVHFFDWEDHYRNGLQWYINQMPFSYPHQITVEKTPAYFTSPEVPERVYNMNQSMRLLLILRDPSERVLSDYTQVFYNHMQKHKPYPSIEQFLIKDGELNVDYKAINRSLYYVHMQNWLKYFPLDHIHIVDGDKLIKDPFPEIEKVERFLKLSPQINASNFYFNKTKGFYCLRDSGRERCLHESKGRAHPQVDTRLLEKLHEYFYEPNKKFFELVGRTFDWHSFVAS; encoded by the coding sequence ATGGCAGCTtttctgctgggagctgtgctgctcattgTTCAACCTCAGATAGTGCCTTCCAGACCGGCTATAAATTCAAAGGCTGAGACTTCTGCTCAGTCTGCTCAGAGagagcttttaaagaaaacatctcaGAAAAATGACTTCAAGGAAAACATTCATTCTAATGGATCATGCCGGCAGCTGCCACAGACTATCATTATTGGAGTGAGGAAAGGTGGAACAAGAGCTTTGTTGGAGATGCTGAGTCTTCATCCTGATATTGCAGCAGCGGAAAGCGAAGTCCACTTCTTTGACTGGGAAGATCATTACAGAAATGGATTGCAATGGTATATTAATCAAATGCCATTCTCTTATCCCCATCAGATCACCGTGGAAAAAACTCCAGCATATTTCACATCACCTGAAGTGCCTGAAAGAGTTTATAACATGAACCAATCTATGAGACTACTCCTTATTTTAAGAGACCCAAGTGAGAGAGTACTGTCAGATTACACCCAAGTGTTCTATAACCACATGCAGAAGCACAAGCCGTATCCCTCCATTGAACAATTCCTGATTAAAGATGGTGAACTCAATGTGGACTACAAGGCAATAAACAGAAGCTTATACTATGTTCACATGCAGAACTGGTTGAAGTATTTTCCCCTTGATCATATCCACATTGTAGACGGGGATAAACTAATCAAAGATCCCTTTCCAGAAATAGAGAAGGTAGAGAGATTTTTGAAATTATCACCACAGATAAATGCTTCAaacttttatttcaataaaactAAAGGCTTTTACTGCCTAAGGGACAGTGGTAGGGAGCGTTGTTTACATGAGTCAAAAGGACGAGCTCACCCACAAGTAGATACTCGGTTACTTGAGAAACTGCATGAGTATTTCTATGAGCCCAACAAGAAATTTTTTGAGCTTGTTGGCAGAACATTTGACTGGCATTCATTTGTGGCAAGTTAG